A single window of Martelella sp. NC20 DNA harbors:
- a CDS encoding DUF1295 domain-containing protein — translation MSITLLILVLAGLCVGMTGAWAVQRMTRNSGWIDAIWSVLTGLGGLSVIIFSEGGDPSRKWLAGLVVGLWAARLASHIATRSLGKKDDPRYAALIEEWGASASFRLWWFLMIQAFASFILALSIYAAILNPAPFPGILDFLGLAIAIIAIAGEGTADRQLSRFKREKPAGKTVCDIGLWGYSRHPNYFFEWLWWCAWPCLALSGFQAILPVAVSLLAPIMMYWLLNHVSGIPYLEKHMEASRGDAFRDYRKRVRAFFPIPKKADR, via the coding sequence ATGTCGATAACACTTCTGATACTGGTTCTGGCGGGCCTTTGCGTCGGCATGACCGGCGCCTGGGCGGTCCAGCGGATGACACGCAACAGCGGCTGGATCGATGCGATCTGGTCGGTGCTGACGGGATTGGGCGGTCTGTCGGTCATCATATTTTCCGAGGGCGGCGATCCATCGCGAAAATGGCTGGCGGGGCTGGTCGTCGGCCTGTGGGCCGCGCGGCTGGCAAGCCACATCGCCACGCGCTCGCTCGGCAAGAAGGACGATCCGCGCTATGCCGCGCTGATCGAGGAATGGGGCGCATCCGCGAGCTTCCGGCTCTGGTGGTTCCTGATGATCCAGGCATTCGCGAGCTTCATCCTGGCGTTGTCGATCTATGCCGCGATCCTCAATCCGGCGCCGTTCCCCGGCATTCTGGACTTCCTGGGGCTGGCAATCGCGATCATCGCGATCGCGGGCGAGGGCACGGCCGACCGGCAGCTTTCGCGTTTCAAGCGGGAAAAACCCGCGGGCAAGACGGTGTGCGATATTGGGCTGTGGGGTTATTCGCGCCACCCCAACTATTTCTTCGAATGGCTGTGGTGGTGTGCATGGCCGTGCCTTGCGCTTTCGGGCTTTCAGGCAATTTTGCCGGTTGCGGTCTCGCTGCTTGCCCCCATCATGATGTACTGGCTGCTCAACCACGTTTCCGGCATCCCTTATCTGGAAAAGCATATGGAGGCATCGCGCGGCGACGCTTTCCGCGACTACAGGAAGCGCGTCAGGGCATTCTTCCCGATCCCCAAAAAGGCCGACCGATGA
- a CDS encoding SAM-dependent methyltransferase, with product MSKHHPENASHRRLKLWQRLIAGMADRIAVGSLAITFPDGRIYRTEIRQPGPAAAISLKNARPLLELLKDGDLGFARAYIDGDWDTPDLAAVLDLATANETELSNTLSSSFLFRQISILRHRLKRNSKSGSRRNIAFHYDLGNAFYKLWLDETMTYSSALYEGRERSLSEAQIAKYDRIIARLQIGPEDRVLEIGCGWGGFAEHAAARTGCHVTGLTLSQEQAKYARERLAAKGLSDRADIRLEDYRDCTGTFDKIVSIEMFEAVGEENWPVFFNTVNERLTPGGTAVIQSIAIEHHRLDYYRRNPDFIQTFIFPGGMLPSIESFKNGAGNAGLAVKELFSFGKDYARTLLEWERRFLTEWDAIRPLGFDDRFQRMWRYYLNYCATGFDTGRIDVAQFHLIKPAA from the coding sequence ATGAGCAAGCATCATCCTGAGAATGCAAGTCATCGCCGGCTCAAGCTCTGGCAGCGGCTGATCGCCGGGATGGCCGACCGGATTGCCGTCGGCTCCCTTGCGATCACATTTCCCGATGGACGGATCTATCGGACGGAAATTCGCCAACCCGGTCCCGCCGCCGCCATCAGCCTCAAAAATGCCCGGCCGTTGCTGGAACTCCTGAAGGACGGCGATCTCGGCTTTGCCCGCGCCTATATCGACGGCGACTGGGATACGCCGGATCTTGCCGCCGTGCTCGATCTTGCAACCGCCAACGAGACCGAGCTTTCGAACACGCTCTCCTCGTCCTTCCTGTTCCGCCAGATCAGCATTCTCAGGCACAGGCTGAAGCGCAACAGCAAGTCCGGCAGCCGCCGCAATATCGCCTTCCATTACGATCTCGGCAACGCCTTCTACAAGCTCTGGCTCGACGAGACGATGACCTATTCCAGCGCGCTCTACGAAGGACGGGAGCGCTCGCTGTCCGAAGCCCAGATCGCAAAATACGACCGGATCATCGCCCGGCTGCAGATCGGGCCCGAGGACCGGGTGCTGGAGATCGGCTGCGGATGGGGCGGGTTTGCCGAACACGCCGCGGCCCGCACCGGATGTCACGTCACCGGGCTGACGCTGTCGCAGGAGCAGGCGAAATATGCCCGCGAGCGGCTCGCCGCCAAGGGTCTTTCAGACCGGGCGGATATCCGGCTCGAGGACTACCGGGATTGTACCGGGACATTCGACAAGATCGTCTCGATCGAGATGTTCGAGGCTGTCGGCGAGGAAAACTGGCCGGTGTTCTTCAACACCGTCAACGAACGCTTGACGCCCGGCGGCACGGCGGTGATCCAGTCGATCGCGATCGAGCATCACCGGCTCGACTATTATCGCCGAAATCCGGATTTCATCCAGACCTTCATCTTCCCGGGCGGCATGCTGCCCTCGATCGAGAGTTTCAAGAACGGCGCCGGCAACGCCGGGCTCGCGGTCAAGGAACTGTTTTCCTTCGGCAAGGACTACGCCCGTACGCTGCTCGAATGGGAACGCCGGTTTCTGACCGAATGGGACGCGATCCGCCCGCTCGGCTTCGACGACCGGTTTCAGCGGATGTGGCGCTACTATCTCAATTATTGCGCGACAGGGTTCGATACCGGCAGGATCGACGTGGCGCAGTTCCACCTGATCAAGCCTGCGGCGTGA